DNA sequence from the Vicia villosa cultivar HV-30 ecotype Madison, WI linkage group LG3, Vvil1.0, whole genome shotgun sequence genome:
gatctcaagttcttctgatgcttccatataccatgttctgattctgcttgaccatcttctgatgtcttgccagaccatgttctgatgttgcatgctgaaccttctgagtcagtgtttcttgcgctgattttgtgcatactctttatataattcttgaaatggaaattgcatagtattagagtaccacattatctcatacaaaattcatatacatttttatcatcaaaactaagaatattgatcagaacaaatcttgttctaacaggagtTTGGGTGGGGATagtggtggtactttgagattgTGCAGTGGTTGCATTGTTGGACTGTCTTGGTGCAGATGGACATGATGATTTGTTATGTCCAGATAGACCACATGTTGAGCATTTATTTGGCAATCCCTTTCTAGAAACAGTTGTAGTATCCTTCCTCTTTTCATCAGCATctctatttcttctcttttttggcCTCCCAGGTGCCCTTCTGGATGGGGGAGGAAGAATGTCAGGCTATGGTGTCAATTCCCACAAGTTCTCCCCATTTGTTGGATATATCAAAGGTGCATAGCAAGCTTGGTATGTCTCCTTCCTAAACCAGGAAGGAATGTACTCAGTAGGATCTTCAGATCTACTGAGGATGCAAGACAATGCATGGTGGCATGGAATCCCAGTCAGCATCCAACTCCTACAAGAGCACTCAAACTTATTGAGGTCAACTGTGAATTTTTCCCCAGTCACACTAGTATGCCTCACTTCATAAATCATGTTGCCTGATAACCTGAAAAAATGAGGATTATATGAGTATAGTGTTTCAGAATTAATGTCATTTATGAAGTGTCATTTGAATTACCTTGCTATAAAAAACCTTGAGAATTCTTGCCTTCTTTCTAGGAGGAGTCTTCAACAAATGCTTGTATGCTTCCTCATTAACCTTTCTCATCTCCCTCATTTCCCTTTCCCATGCTTGGGGATAGGTTTCCTTTGATGCCCTCCACATTAATTCCTTCAATTGCTTGCCTGGAAACCTTTTTCTAAAGTTGCTATATAGATgtctaacacagaatctctggtCAACTCCAGGCAATAACTCCTCTATTGCAGGTAAATGTCCCTAATCATGTAATGAACAAACAGTGTTACACTTTGAAAGGATTTAATATGTTACATTTTTAAAACACAAAGGATTGAATTGTTACAAAGCAAAAAAAGTTAAGACAATAATGTTACCTTCTGCTGATCTGAAATGAAAGTAAATTTCTTACATATTTCTGGTCTTCCCAAGTCTCTAACTAGCAGGTCAAAAAACCATGCCCAAGAATCCTTTGTCTCAGCTTCAACTATAGCCATTGCAATGGACAACATTTGATCATTAGGATCTCTCCCAACTGCTACAGGAATCTGTCCACCATAATTGCCCTTGAGAAAACATCCATTTGTTCCTATTATTGGTCTACAAACTTGGTAACTTTTCTTGCAAGCTTCAAGGCACATATAAAGTCTATGGAAACTTGGTAGTAATGGCCTGATAACATGATCTTCTGGTTGTTGTTCAATCTCAGTAGGATCCACATCAGTTGCTTGGACATTGATCTTGATGGTGTTGTTTGGGTTAGATCTCAGTAGCTCATGTGTATAGTCATAAAGTCTTCTATATTGTTCCTTGAAAGACCCTTCAACCATATCTAATGTTGCCTTTCTTGCCCTGTAATCTTTCATCCTATTCACTCCAGCATTCCATTTTTCATGTACTTTATCACAAATAGCAGTCAGTTTTACATTGGGGTTAATTCTAACTATTGAATACAACTTCTTCCCTAGCAAGTTTGTATTAAACATCCTAACATTTTACTCTCTACTACAAGTGTGATTATCATTTAATGTTCTTAATTGCCAAGTATCCTTATGTGGCAATTTAGAACACAAAGCCACCCATCCACAACCTTCCTTGCAACCCACTCTGACCCTAGTCTTATCATTCTTCAGGTATCTTAAATCCCTACCATTGTGAACAGCATAACTTGACACAGCTTCCTTGAACTCTTCCCTTGTTGAAAACAAGCTTCCTAACACCCACTTATAGTCATTGAACTTCTTAGGAGGAACAAATGATGGATACTTTACCTTCCCACTCTCATCTGAATAATCACTACTCATGTCATCCTCACTTATTAGCTCTTCAGTTTGATAAGCACCCCTGGATATCCCATCTCATTAACAACCCCCAAAATCTCAAAGTAACTCCATTTATCACCATCACATTTCTAGTTCGACACTTCCCCTTGTTCATACTTATCACCAACGAAAAATCCCCCATGATGGAAATCAACATAAAACTCATC
Encoded proteins:
- the LOC131659683 gene encoding uncharacterized protein LOC131659683, with translation MSSDYSDESGKVKYPSFVPPKKFNDYKWVLGSLFSTREEFKEAVSSYAVHNGRDLRYLKNDKTRVRVGCKEGCGWVALCSKLPHKDTWQLRTLNDNHTLHEKWNAGVNRMKDYRARKATLDMVEGSFKEQYRRLYDYTHELLRSNPNNTIKINVQATDVDPTEIEQQPEDHVIRPLLPSFHRLYMCLEACKKSYQVCRPIIGTNGCFLKGNYGGQIPVAVGRDPNDQMLSIAMAIVEAETKDSWAWFFDLLVRDLGRPEICKKFTFISDQQKGHLPAIEELLPGVDQRFCVRHLYSNFRKRFPGKQLKELMWRASKETYPQAWEREMREMRKVNEEAYKHLLKTPPRKKARILKVFYSKELDADWDSMPPCIVLHPQ